Proteins encoded in a region of the Streptomyces akebiae genome:
- a CDS encoding inorganic phosphate transporter encodes MENFSLILAIVVITALAFDFTNGFHDTANAMATTISTGAMKPKVAVAMSAVLNLVGAFLSIEVANTISKGLVDESGIQPEVIFAALVGAILWNLLTWLVGLPSSSSHALMGGLVGATIASVGLGGVHGDVLVTKVLIPAVAAPLVAGIAAMLATRLTYRLGQHTSEKASGKGYRAGQIASAGLVSLAHGTNDAQKTMGIITLALVAGGALAPDSDPPVWVIVSAGLAIALGTYLGGWRIIRTMGKGLTDLQPQQGFAAQTSAATVILASSHLGFSLSTTHSVSGAVMGAGLGRKGGVVRWSTATRMFVAWGLTLPAAALVAALAEWVTSFGAWGTAVVAVFLVASSAAIWVVSRREVVDHTNVNDTEEPPGVVTTAMAAVTPPPAGTVTVTEDLSATIPVPAAATAAETTSPANSSTPTPAL; translated from the coding sequence ATGGAAAACTTCTCGCTGATCCTCGCGATCGTGGTCATCACCGCGCTCGCGTTCGATTTTACGAACGGTTTCCACGACACCGCCAACGCGATGGCCACCACCATCTCGACCGGCGCAATGAAGCCCAAGGTCGCGGTGGCCATGTCCGCCGTGCTCAACCTTGTCGGCGCGTTCCTGTCCATCGAGGTCGCCAACACCATCTCCAAGGGACTCGTCGACGAGTCCGGGATACAGCCAGAGGTCATATTCGCGGCGCTCGTCGGCGCCATCCTCTGGAACCTGCTGACCTGGCTGGTGGGGCTCCCCTCCAGTTCCTCGCACGCCCTGATGGGTGGCCTCGTCGGCGCCACCATCGCCTCGGTCGGCCTCGGTGGTGTGCACGGCGACGTGCTCGTCACCAAGGTGCTGATCCCCGCCGTGGCGGCCCCGCTGGTGGCCGGCATCGCGGCGATGCTCGCCACCCGGCTGACGTACAGGCTCGGACAGCACACGAGCGAGAAGGCCTCCGGCAAGGGCTACCGCGCCGGTCAGATCGCCTCCGCGGGCCTGGTCTCGCTGGCCCACGGCACGAACGACGCCCAGAAGACGATGGGCATCATCACCCTCGCCCTGGTGGCCGGCGGCGCCCTCGCGCCCGACTCCGACCCGCCCGTGTGGGTCATCGTCTCCGCCGGTCTCGCCATCGCGCTCGGCACCTACCTGGGCGGCTGGCGCATCATCCGCACGATGGGCAAGGGTCTGACCGACCTCCAGCCGCAGCAGGGCTTCGCCGCCCAGACCAGCGCGGCCACGGTCATCCTGGCCTCCTCGCACCTCGGCTTCTCGCTCTCCACCACGCACTCGGTCTCCGGTGCGGTGATGGGCGCGGGCCTCGGCCGCAAGGGCGGGGTGGTCCGCTGGTCCACCGCGACCCGGATGTTCGTCGCCTGGGGTCTGACCCTGCCGGCCGCCGCGCTGGTGGCCGCGCTCGCCGAGTGGGTGACGTCCTTCGGCGCCTGGGGCACGGCCGTCGTCGCGGTCTTCCTCGTCGCCTCCAGCGCCGCGATCTGGGTGGTCTCCCGCCGTGAGGTCGTCGACCACACGAACGTCAACGACACCGAGGAGCCGCCCGGCGTGGTGACCACGGCGATGGCCGCCGTGACGCCACCGCCCGCCGGCACCGTCACCGTCACCGAGGACCTCTCGGCGACCATCCCGGTCCCCGCGGCCGCGACCGCCGCCGAGACCACGTCCCCGGCGAACTCGTCCACGCCGACACCCGCCCTCTGA
- a CDS encoding sirohydrochlorin chelatase — MTTPPPALLIAGHGTRDDAGAEVFRDLLRELGRRHPGLPVGGGFVEPFRPPLGEAVSALVEHGARRFVVVPLAWEPAGRAESDVRAALDRVRERHPEVSHGRGRPPGPHPALLSLLERRVEEALGSPSPRTPGDRADVTVLLVGYGSTDPGANAEVHRAARLLWEGRGYAGVETAFVSMAAPDVPSGLDRCVRLGARRIVVLPYFPLDGGPADRVRQQTEGWAAARPEIAVRSADVIGPEPELLDLIVERYREALEGDPYMNRDSHDASVPGGTPPGGGNSPGLPRQPHARPDDDGHHGHDRHHWGHTHSHAH; from the coding sequence GTGACCACCCCGCCGCCCGCCCTGCTCATCGCCGGTCATGGAACCCGGGACGATGCCGGGGCCGAGGTGTTCCGCGACTTACTGCGCGAGCTGGGGCGCCGCCACCCCGGGCTGCCCGTCGGGGGCGGCTTCGTCGAGCCGTTCCGGCCGCCGCTGGGTGAGGCCGTGAGCGCGCTCGTGGAGCACGGGGCACGGCGGTTCGTCGTGGTCCCGCTGGCGTGGGAGCCCGCCGGGCGTGCCGAGTCGGACGTCAGGGCGGCGCTGGACCGCGTGCGGGAGCGGCACCCGGAGGTGTCGCACGGACGCGGCCGCCCCCCGGGCCCGCACCCCGCGCTGCTGAGCCTGCTGGAGCGACGGGTGGAGGAGGCTCTGGGGTCGCCCTCGCCGAGGACTCCGGGCGACCGGGCCGATGTGACCGTCCTGCTCGTCGGGTACGGGTCCACGGACCCCGGGGCCAACGCCGAGGTGCACCGGGCTGCCCGGTTGTTGTGGGAGGGGCGCGGGTACGCGGGTGTGGAGACGGCGTTCGTCTCGATGGCCGCGCCGGACGTGCCGAGCGGCCTCGACCGGTGTGTGCGGCTGGGTGCGCGGCGGATCGTCGTCCTGCCGTACTTCCCGCTCGACGGCGGGCCGGCCGACCGGGTGCGGCAGCAGACCGAGGGCTGGGCTGCCGCACGTCCGGAGATCGCGGTACGGTCGGCCGATGTCATCGGCCCGGAGCCGGAGCTGCTCGATCTCATCGTGGAGCGGTACCGGGAGGCGCTGGAGGGCGACCCGTACATGAACCGCGATTCCCACGACGCCTCCGTACCCGGCGGCACCCCGCCCGGCGGCGGGAACAGCCCGGGGCTGCCGCGACAGCCACACGCCCGTCCGGACGACGACGG
- a CDS encoding lysozyme, with the protein MATAPKPSRRRNRAFAASVAALALGGTALAEIPVSAAAKPRGHDVSSHQKKVNWSSAKAKGARFVYVKATESTTYRNPYFGQQYNGSREAGLIRGAYHFALPHRSSGKTQARYFVNNGGGWRADGWTLPPALDIEYNPYDRKRKCYGLSDSAMVGWIKSFSDEVKRLTGRRPVIYTTTHWWKTCTGDSAAFGDHALWLARYDAGGAGELPAGWKYWTIWQYDNGSGSLPGDQNLFNGSTNRLKRFAKG; encoded by the coding sequence ATGGCCACAGCTCCCAAGCCGTCCCGTCGCCGCAACCGCGCCTTCGCCGCCTCCGTCGCGGCGCTCGCCCTCGGGGGGACCGCTCTTGCCGAGATCCCCGTCTCGGCCGCCGCCAAGCCCAGGGGGCACGACGTCTCCTCGCACCAGAAGAAGGTGAACTGGTCGAGCGCGAAGGCGAAGGGCGCCCGGTTCGTCTACGTCAAGGCGACCGAGTCCACCACCTACCGCAACCCGTACTTCGGCCAGCAGTACAACGGCTCGCGCGAGGCGGGGCTGATCCGCGGCGCGTACCACTTCGCACTTCCCCACCGGTCGTCCGGGAAGACCCAGGCCCGCTACTTCGTGAACAACGGGGGCGGCTGGCGCGCGGACGGCTGGACGCTGCCGCCGGCGCTCGACATCGAATACAACCCGTACGACAGGAAGAGGAAGTGCTACGGCCTGAGCGACAGCGCCATGGTCGGCTGGATCAAGTCGTTCAGCGACGAGGTGAAGCGCCTCACGGGCCGCCGCCCGGTGATCTACACCACCACCCACTGGTGGAAGACCTGCACCGGCGACAGCGCGGCCTTCGGCGACCACGCGCTGTGGCTGGCCCGCTACGACGCCGGCGGCGCGGGGGAACTGCCCGCGGGGTGGAAGTACTGGACGATCTGGCAGTACGACAACGGCAGCGGGAGCCTGCCGGGTGACCAGAACCTCTTCAACGGGTCGACGAACCGGCTGAAGAGGTTCGCGAAGGGGTAG
- a CDS encoding cobalamin biosynthesis protein, with translation MRADRVFAYGATAGLLGDLLLGDPRRGHPVAAFGRAAGAVEQVLWRDHRGWGALHTAVCAGGAVALGALASSAVRPSRAASVALTAAATWAVVGGTSLGREARAIARSLDAGDVEGARARLPHLCGRDPQALDPDGIARAVVESVAENTSDAVVGALVWGAVAGVPGLVGFRAVNTLDAMVGHRSERYRRFGWASARLDDIVGWPGARLTAVLAAACGGDARGAVRAWRADAGRHPSPNAGPVEASFAGALGVRLGGTLSYGGRVEHRPVLNGEGRAVVVDDIERTVRLSRRVGWLALGIGAGVSLLRSRRQG, from the coding sequence GTGCGTGCCGATCGCGTCTTCGCGTACGGCGCCACCGCCGGACTTCTCGGTGATCTGCTGCTCGGCGATCCTCGCCGGGGGCATCCGGTCGCCGCGTTCGGGCGGGCCGCCGGCGCCGTGGAGCAGGTGCTGTGGCGGGACCACCGGGGGTGGGGCGCGCTGCACACCGCCGTGTGCGCGGGTGGCGCCGTGGCGCTCGGGGCCTTGGCCTCGTCCGCCGTACGCCCGTCGCGTGCGGCCTCCGTCGCGTTGACCGCCGCCGCCACCTGGGCCGTCGTCGGGGGGACTTCGCTCGGGCGGGAGGCTCGCGCGATCGCACGGTCGCTCGACGCGGGGGACGTCGAGGGCGCGCGGGCCCGGCTGCCCCATCTGTGCGGGCGGGATCCCCAGGCGCTCGACCCGGACGGGATCGCGCGGGCGGTCGTGGAGTCCGTCGCCGAGAACACCTCCGACGCCGTGGTGGGCGCGCTCGTGTGGGGAGCCGTGGCGGGTGTGCCCGGGCTGGTGGGGTTTCGGGCCGTCAACACGTTGGACGCCATGGTCGGACACCGGTCGGAGCGGTATCGGCGGTTCGGATGGGCCTCCGCGCGGCTGGACGACATCGTGGGCTGGCCGGGGGCCCGGCTGACGGCGGTGCTGGCCGCGGCCTGCGGTGGGGATGCCCGCGGGGCGGTACGGGCCTGGCGCGCGGACGCGGGCCGGCACCCGAGTCCCAACGCGGGACCCGTGGAGGCGTCGTTCGCGGGGGCGCTCGGAGTGCGGTTGGGGGGCACGCTGTCGTACGGGGGGCGGGTCGAGCACCGGCCGGTGCTGAATGGGGAGGGGCGCGCCGTCGTCGTGGATGACATCGAGCGGACCGTCCGGTTGTCCCGGCGGGTCGGATGGCTGGCGTTGGGGATCGGTGCGGGTGTGTCGCTGCTGCGGTCGAGGAGGCAGGGATGA
- a CDS encoding ZIP family metal transporter yields the protein MAVFVALGAFLMTLLGGWTAQRVTDRRHLVLGLAGGLMLGVVGLDLLPEALEAAGDEIFGVPAALLLFVAGFLLAHLVERLLAVRQAAHGAEENNGRTPQVGLTAAAAMVGHSAMDGVAIGAAFQIGEGMGIAVALAVIAHDFADGFNTYTLTSVYGNARRRALAMLFADAAAPVVGAASTLLFTIPEGPLGCYLGFFGGALLYLAAAEILPEAHHEHPAHSTLLCTIGGAAFIWLVVGVAE from the coding sequence ATGGCGGTCTTCGTGGCACTCGGCGCGTTCCTGATGACGCTGCTCGGCGGCTGGACGGCGCAACGCGTGACGGACCGCCGTCACCTGGTGCTGGGCCTGGCCGGCGGCCTGATGCTGGGTGTGGTCGGCCTCGATCTGCTCCCCGAGGCGCTGGAGGCCGCCGGCGACGAGATCTTCGGCGTACCGGCCGCGCTGCTGCTGTTCGTCGCCGGGTTCCTCCTGGCCCACCTGGTGGAACGCCTGCTGGCCGTCCGCCAGGCGGCGCACGGCGCGGAGGAGAACAACGGCCGTACGCCCCAGGTGGGTCTGACGGCCGCGGCCGCGATGGTCGGACACAGCGCCATGGACGGTGTCGCCATCGGCGCGGCCTTCCAGATCGGCGAGGGCATGGGCATCGCGGTCGCGCTCGCGGTGATCGCCCATGACTTCGCGGACGGTTTCAACACGTACACGCTCACCAGCGTCTACGGCAACGCCCGCCGCCGTGCGCTGGCGATGCTGTTCGCGGACGCGGCGGCCCCGGTGGTGGGAGCCGCCTCCACGCTGCTGTTCACGATCCCGGAGGGACCGCTCGGCTGTTATCTCGGCTTCTTCGGAGGCGCCCTGCTCTATCTCGCCGCCGCGGAGATCCTCCCCGAGGCCCACCACGAACATCCGGCCCACTCCACGCTGCTGTGCACGATCGGCGGGGCGGCCTTCATCTGGCTGGTGGTGGGCGTGGCGGAGTGA
- a CDS encoding cobyric acid synthase, whose translation MSGGLLVAGTTSDAGKSVVTAGICRWLVRQGVKVAPFKAQNMSLNSFVTKEGAEIGRAQAMQAQACRVEPTALMNPVLLKPGGERSSQVVLLGKPVGEMSARGYHGGRQQRLLGVVLDCLAELRGTYDAVICEGAGSPAEINLRRTDIVNMGIARNAGLPVLVVGDIDRGGVFASFFGTVALLSPEDQALVAGFLVNKFRGDVSLLEPGLDMLRGLTGRPTYGVLPFRHGLGIDEEDGLRISLRGTVRESNVAPPVGEDVLRVAVCAVPLMSNFTDVDALAAEPGVVVRFVDRAEELADADLVVVPGTRGTVRALEWLRERGLAEALVRRAAEGRPVLGLCGGFQMLGEHVEDDVESRRGHVPGLGVLPVRVRFAPEKTLTRPVGEALGERVEGYEIHHGVAEVLGGEPFLDGCRVGQTWGTHWHGSLESDGFRRAFLREVATASGRRFVPSPDTSFAALREEQLDRLGDLIEEHADTDALWRLIESGAPTGLPFVPPGAPGTPGASG comes from the coding sequence ATGAGTGGCGGGCTGTTGGTCGCCGGGACCACCTCCGACGCGGGGAAGAGCGTGGTCACCGCCGGAATCTGCCGGTGGCTGGTGCGGCAGGGGGTCAAGGTCGCGCCGTTCAAGGCGCAGAACATGTCGCTCAACTCCTTCGTGACGAAGGAGGGCGCCGAGATCGGGCGGGCGCAGGCCATGCAGGCGCAGGCGTGCCGGGTGGAGCCCACCGCGCTCATGAACCCCGTGCTGCTGAAGCCCGGGGGCGAACGCAGCAGTCAGGTGGTGCTGCTGGGCAAGCCCGTGGGCGAGATGAGTGCGCGCGGGTACCACGGAGGGCGGCAACAGCGGCTGCTCGGGGTCGTGTTGGACTGCCTCGCCGAGCTGCGGGGCACGTATGACGCGGTGATCTGCGAGGGGGCCGGCTCTCCGGCCGAGATCAATCTGCGGCGGACCGACATCGTCAACATGGGGATCGCCCGGAACGCCGGGCTGCCCGTGCTCGTGGTCGGCGACATCGACCGCGGCGGTGTCTTCGCGTCGTTCTTCGGGACCGTCGCGCTGCTCTCCCCCGAGGACCAGGCCCTCGTCGCCGGGTTCCTCGTCAACAAGTTCCGGGGAGACGTCTCCCTGTTGGAGCCGGGGCTCGACATGCTGCGCGGGCTCACCGGGCGGCCGACGTACGGGGTGCTGCCCTTCCGGCACGGGCTCGGGATCGACGAGGAGGACGGGCTGCGCATCTCGCTCCGGGGCACGGTCCGGGAGTCGAACGTCGCGCCGCCCGTCGGGGAGGACGTGCTGCGGGTCGCCGTGTGCGCGGTTCCGCTGATGTCCAACTTCACCGACGTGGACGCGCTCGCCGCCGAACCCGGTGTCGTGGTGCGGTTCGTGGACCGCGCCGAGGAACTGGCCGACGCCGACCTGGTCGTCGTCCCGGGGACCCGGGGCACGGTCCGGGCACTGGAGTGGCTGCGGGAGCGGGGGCTCGCCGAGGCGTTGGTGCGCAGAGCCGCCGAAGGGCGGCCGGTGCTCGGGCTGTGCGGCGGGTTCCAGATGCTCGGGGAGCACGTCGAGGACGACGTCGAGAGCCGTCGAGGACACGTCCCGGGGCTCGGGGTGCTTCCCGTCCGGGTGCGGTTCGCCCCGGAGAAGACGCTCACGCGGCCCGTCGGGGAGGCTCTCGGGGAACGGGTCGAGGGGTACGAGATCCATCACGGGGTCGCCGAGGTGCTGGGCGGTGAACCCTTCCTGGACGGGTGCCGGGTCGGACAGACCTGGGGCACGCACTGGCACGGGTCGCTGGAGTCGGACGGGTTCCGGCGGGCCTTCCTGCGCGAGGTGGCGACGGCCTCGGGGCGGCGGTTCGTGCCGTCCCCCGACACGTCGTTCGCCGCGCTGCGCGAGGAGCAGCTCGACCGGCTCGGCGACCTGATCGAGGAGCACGCGGACACGGACGCGCTGTGGCGGCTCATCGAGTCGGGCGCGCCGACGGGGCTGCCGTTCGTGCCGCCCGGAGCACCGGGAACACCGGGAGCGTCCGGATGA
- the cobO gene encoding cob(I)yrinic acid a,c-diamide adenosyltransferase — MPQGQPSVVPDDGLTTRQRRNRPLVFVHTGIGKGKSTAAFGLALRAWNQGWPIGVFQFVKSAKWKVGEENALRVLGASGEGGSVDWHKMGEGWSWVQRDGQMDNEDKAREGWQQVKRDLAAETYKLYVLDEFAYPLHWGWIDTDEVIDVLRNRPGTQHVVITGRNAPEKLVDFADLVTDMSKVKHPMDAGQKGQRGIEW; from the coding sequence ATGCCTCAGGGACAGCCGAGTGTCGTACCGGACGACGGGCTGACGACTCGTCAGCGCAGGAATCGTCCACTGGTCTTCGTGCACACGGGCATCGGCAAGGGGAAGTCCACCGCCGCCTTCGGGCTCGCGCTGCGGGCCTGGAACCAGGGGTGGCCGATCGGGGTGTTCCAGTTCGTCAAGTCGGCGAAGTGGAAGGTCGGCGAGGAGAACGCGCTGCGTGTGCTCGGGGCGTCCGGTGAGGGCGGGTCCGTCGACTGGCACAAGATGGGCGAGGGCTGGTCGTGGGTCCAGCGCGACGGGCAGATGGACAACGAGGACAAGGCCCGCGAGGGCTGGCAGCAGGTCAAGCGGGACCTCGCGGCCGAGACGTACAAGCTGTACGTGCTGGACGAGTTCGCGTACCCGCTGCACTGGGGGTGGATCGACACCGACGAGGTGATCGACGTGCTGCGGAACCGGCCCGGGACCCAGCACGTGGTGATCACCGGGCGGAACGCGCCCGAGAAGCTCGTCGACTTCGCGGACCTCGTGACCGACATGTCGAAGGTCAAGCACCCCATGGACGCGGGCCAGAAGGGCCAGCGGGGCATCGAGTGGTGA
- a CDS encoding cobyrinate a,c-diamide synthase translates to MTPYASVASVPRLVIAAPSSRSGKTTVATGLMAALTERGLAVSPHKVGPDYIDPGYHALASGRVGRNLDAYLCGPELVAPLFAHGARGCDIAVVEGVMGMFDGASGQGELASTAHVAKLLRAPVVLVVDASSQSRSVAALVHGFASWDPEVRIGGVILNKVASDRHEELLRDALESTGVPVLGVLRRAPQVDTPSRHLGLVPVAERQTAALEAVAAMAAQVRAGCDLEALVALARSAGALSGAVWEPPVAATATGRREVVAVAGGPAFTFSYAEHAELLTAAGAEVVVFDPLRDEQLPDGTRGLVIGGGFPEMYAAELSANEPLRKAVAELAFGGAPVAAECAGLLYLCRELEGRPMCGVLDATARMDERLTLGYRDAVAVGNSVLAPAGTRMRAHEFHRTVVEPGAGPAPAWGIRSPRPRVEGFVRGGVHASYLHTHWASEPGVARRFVERCRAS, encoded by the coding sequence GTGACGCCTTACGCCTCAGTGGCCTCCGTGCCCCGGCTGGTGATCGCCGCGCCCTCGTCGCGCAGCGGCAAGACCACCGTGGCCACGGGTCTGATGGCCGCGCTGACCGAGCGGGGGCTCGCCGTGTCCCCGCACAAGGTGGGGCCGGACTACATCGACCCCGGCTACCACGCGCTCGCCAGCGGGCGGGTGGGGCGGAACCTCGACGCGTACCTGTGCGGGCCGGAGCTGGTCGCGCCGCTCTTCGCGCACGGGGCGCGCGGGTGCGACATCGCCGTCGTCGAGGGTGTGATGGGGATGTTCGACGGCGCCTCGGGGCAGGGGGAGCTGGCGTCCACGGCGCACGTGGCGAAGCTGCTGCGGGCGCCGGTGGTGCTGGTCGTGGACGCGTCGTCGCAGTCGCGGTCGGTGGCCGCGCTGGTGCACGGGTTCGCCTCCTGGGATCCCGAGGTGCGGATCGGGGGCGTGATCCTCAACAAGGTCGCCTCGGACCGGCACGAGGAACTGTTGCGGGACGCCCTGGAGTCGACCGGGGTGCCCGTGCTGGGGGTGCTGCGGCGGGCTCCGCAGGTGGACACCCCGTCCCGGCATCTGGGACTGGTCCCCGTCGCCGAGCGGCAGACCGCCGCGCTGGAGGCCGTGGCGGCGATGGCCGCGCAGGTGCGGGCCGGGTGCGATCTGGAGGCGCTGGTCGCGCTCGCCCGCAGCGCCGGGGCGCTGTCGGGGGCCGTGTGGGAGCCCCCCGTCGCGGCCACGGCCACGGGGAGGCGGGAGGTGGTCGCCGTGGCCGGGGGGCCCGCGTTCACCTTCTCCTACGCCGAGCACGCCGAGCTGTTGACCGCCGCGGGTGCCGAGGTGGTCGTCTTCGATCCGCTGCGTGACGAGCAACTGCCCGACGGGACGCGCGGGTTGGTGATCGGCGGCGGGTTCCCCGAGATGTACGCCGCCGAGCTGTCCGCCAACGAGCCGCTGCGCAAGGCCGTGGCCGAGCTGGCGTTCGGCGGGGCTCCGGTGGCCGCCGAGTGCGCCGGTCTGCTCTACCTGTGCCGGGAGCTGGAGGGGCGGCCCATGTGCGGCGTGCTCGACGCGACGGCGCGGATGGACGAGCGGCTGACCCTCGGGTACCGGGACGCGGTGGCGGTGGGCAACAGCGTGCTCGCGCCGGCCGGGACCCGGATGCGGGCCCACGAATTCCACCGGACGGTCGTCGAGCCGGGGGCCGGGCCCGCCCCCGCCTGGGGGATACGGTCCCCTCGGCCCCGGGTCGAGGGATTCGTGCGGGGAGGGGTGCACGCGAGCTATCTGCACACCCACTGGGCCTCGGAGCCCGGTGTCGCACGGCGGTTCGTGGAGAGATGCCGGGCGTCATGA
- a CDS encoding putative cobaltochelatase — protein sequence MSVPFPFTAVVGQDDLRLALLLNAVSPAVGGVLVRGEKGTAKSTAVRALAALLPEVEVVVGCRFSCDPVKPDPACPDGPHEPAFETRPSRMVELPVGASEDRLVGALDIERALSEGVKAFEPGLLADAHRGILYVDEVNLLHDHLVDLLLDAAAMGASYVEREGVSVRHAARFLLVGTMNPEEGELRPQLLDRFGLTVEVAASREPDQRVEVVRRRLAYDDDPAGFAARWADEEADVRQRVVAARELLSSVVLGDGALRQIAATCAAFEVDGMRADIVMARTATALAAWNGRTEVLAEDVRRAALLALPHRRRRNPFDAPGLDEDKLDETLEEFAEPPQGPQDPQDSQDDDPDPGPDGPGGGGRPPAPESDGPQGGDGGAQPESGEGVPAQAPAAGEQSAVRAAEPFRTRVLSVPGLGEGAAGRRSRARTEHGRTTGARRPRGTLTKLHLAATVRAAAPHQRTRGRSGPGLVVRRDDLRQATREGREGNLVLFVVDASGSMAARQRMGAVKGAVLSLLLDAYQRRDKVGLVTFRGAAAEVALPPTSSVDAAAARLESLPTGGRTPLAAGLLKAHDVLRVERLRDPARRPLVVVVTDGRATGGPEPVALAGRAARLFAAEGHASVVIDCESGHVRLGLAGQLAGELGGTAVTLDELRADSIAGLVRDVQGTQRTSGRAA from the coding sequence GTGAGTGTTCCTTTTCCGTTCACGGCCGTCGTGGGCCAGGACGACCTGCGCCTCGCGCTGCTGCTGAACGCGGTGTCGCCGGCCGTCGGCGGTGTGCTGGTGCGCGGCGAGAAGGGCACCGCGAAGAGCACCGCCGTGCGGGCGCTCGCGGCGCTGCTGCCGGAGGTGGAGGTCGTCGTCGGATGCCGGTTCTCCTGCGACCCCGTGAAGCCGGACCCGGCGTGTCCGGACGGACCGCACGAGCCGGCGTTCGAGACCCGGCCGTCACGCATGGTCGAACTGCCCGTCGGCGCCTCCGAGGACCGGCTCGTCGGCGCCCTCGACATCGAACGGGCGCTGTCCGAGGGCGTGAAGGCCTTCGAGCCCGGGCTGCTCGCGGACGCGCACCGGGGCATCCTCTACGTCGACGAGGTGAACCTGCTCCACGACCACCTCGTCGACCTGCTGCTGGACGCTGCCGCGATGGGCGCCTCGTACGTGGAGCGCGAGGGCGTCTCCGTACGGCATGCCGCGCGGTTCCTGCTGGTCGGGACGATGAACCCCGAGGAGGGCGAGCTGCGGCCGCAGTTGCTCGACCGGTTCGGGCTGACCGTGGAGGTCGCGGCCTCGCGGGAGCCGGACCAGCGGGTGGAGGTCGTCCGGCGGCGGCTCGCCTACGACGACGACCCGGCCGGTTTCGCGGCCCGTTGGGCGGACGAGGAGGCCGACGTACGGCAACGGGTCGTCGCGGCACGGGAGTTGCTGTCGTCCGTGGTGCTGGGCGACGGCGCGCTGCGGCAGATCGCGGCGACCTGCGCGGCCTTCGAGGTGGACGGGATGCGGGCCGACATCGTGATGGCCCGGACCGCGACCGCGCTGGCGGCGTGGAACGGCCGGACCGAGGTGCTCGCGGAGGATGTGCGCCGGGCGGCGCTGCTCGCGCTGCCGCACCGGCGCCGCCGGAACCCGTTCGACGCGCCGGGGCTCGACGAGGACAAGCTCGACGAGACGCTGGAGGAGTTCGCGGAGCCGCCGCAGGGCCCACAGGACCCGCAGGACTCGCAGGACGACGATCCCGATCCCGGTCCCGACGGGCCCGGTGGGGGTGGGCGGCCGCCGGCTCCCGAGTCCGACGGACCGCAGGGCGGCGACGGGGGCGCGCAGCCCGAGTCCGGCGAGGGTGTGCCGGCCCAGGCGCCCGCCGCCGGGGAGCAGTCCGCCGTACGGGCCGCCGAGCCGTTCCGTACGAGGGTGCTCAGCGTGCCGGGGCTCGGGGAGGGTGCCGCCGGGCGGCGTTCGCGCGCGCGGACCGAGCACGGGCGCACGACCGGGGCGCGCAGGCCGCGTGGCACGCTGACCAAGCTGCATCTGGCGGCGACGGTGCGGGCCGCCGCGCCGCATCAGCGGACGCGGGGGCGGTCCGGGCCGGGGCTGGTGGTACGGCGTGACGATCTGCGGCAGGCGACCCGGGAGGGGCGGGAGGGCAACCTCGTGCTGTTCGTGGTCGACGCCTCCGGCTCGATGGCGGCGCGGCAGCGGATGGGCGCCGTGAAGGGCGCGGTGCTGTCGCTGCTGCTCGACGCCTATCAGCGGCGGGACAAGGTGGGCCTGGTGACGTTCCGCGGGGCGGCCGCCGAGGTGGCGTTGCCGCCGACCTCGTCGGTGGACGCGGCGGCGGCCCGGCTGGAGTCGCTGCCGACGGGCGGGCGGACGCCGCTGGCGGCCGGGTTGCTCAAGGCGCACGACGTGCTGCGGGTGGAGCGGCTGCGGGACCCCGCGCGGCGACCGCTGGTCGTGGTGGTCACCGACGGCCGGGCGACGGGTGGGCCGGAGCCCGTCGCGCTCGCCGGGCGGGCGGCACGGCTGTTCGCGGCCGAGGGCCACGCGTCCGTGGTGATCGACTGCGAGTCGGGCCATGTCCGACTGGGGCTCGCCGGGCAGCTGGCGGGTGAACTCGGCGGTACGGCGGTGACGTTGGACGAGCTGCGGGCGGACTCCATCGCCGGGCTGGTACGGGATGTGCAGGGAACGCAGAGGACTTCTGGGAGGGCGGCGTAG
- a CDS encoding DUF397 domain-containing protein, which produces MARRPNRLFLRSSPQRRAGTLEGTTLRGLSADERQRLGTALGSSRWTRVGALTCEVEVRVFDREPSARSWIRSSYSGETSLCVEASFEERRVLVRDSNSKKNAVLSFRHSAWCGFLAGLVDPGADGS; this is translated from the coding sequence ATGGCCAGACGCCCGAATCGGCTCTTTCTGCGCTCATCTCCACAGCGCCGGGCGGGAACACTTGAGGGAACGACATTACGAGGACTGAGCGCCGACGAGCGGCAGCGGCTGGGCACGGCGCTCGGGTCGTCGCGGTGGACGCGTGTCGGCGCGCTGACTTGTGAGGTGGAGGTCAGGGTGTTCGACAGGGAGCCCTCGGCGCGGAGTTGGATCAGGAGCAGTTATTCGGGCGAAACCAGCCTGTGCGTGGAGGCGTCGTTCGAGGAGAGGCGGGTTCTGGTGCGTGACTCGAACTCGAAGAAGAACGCTGTGCTCTCCTTCCGTCACAGCGCGTGGTGTGGTTTTCTGGCGGGGCTTGTGGACCCGGGAGCGGACGGTTCTTGA